In Pseudomonadota bacterium, a single window of DNA contains:
- a CDS encoding DsbA family protein has protein sequence MAHRRLLINLTILLVFVTITSLFANDVSFLSFGTGKTKVRLYTDYFCGPCRDLEPKIEGMIIELVKRNVIDLTFIDAPFHRDSAFYARYFLFVLNEKKEFKYILAARAALFEAAREKIAEKEKLEEFLRKKGIKFKPFDARHVFNVLSGYLREDKINSTPTCVIYSGDKKETFTGATNIIKALENLRRVSQLSGG, from the coding sequence ATGGCTCATAGAAGGTTACTGATAAATCTTACAATCTTATTGGTTTTTGTAACCATTACCTCCCTTTTTGCAAATGATGTTTCATTCCTTTCCTTTGGCACAGGCAAGACTAAGGTAAGGTTATATACGGATTATTTCTGCGGTCCATGCAGGGACCTGGAGCCCAAGATAGAGGGTATGATTATTGAACTGGTGAAAAGAAACGTCATAGACCTGACATTCATCGATGCCCCTTTCCACAGAGATTCTGCTTTTTACGCAAGGTATTTTCTATTCGTTTTAAATGAGAAAAAGGAGTTTAAATACATCCTTGCCGCACGGGCTGCCCTTTTTGAAGCTGCCAGGGAAAAGATAGCTGAAAAGGAAAAGCTGGAGGAATTTCTCAGGAAAAAGGGTATAAAGTTTAAGCCCTTTGATGCGAGGCATGTATTCAATGTTTTATCAGGTTATTTAAGAGAAGATAAAATCAATTCAACACCTACCTGTGTCATATATAGTGGGGACAAGAAAGAGACATTCACCGGAGCCACGAATATCATAAAGGCCCTTGAAAATCTGAGGAGGGTTTCTCAGTTATCAGGAGGTTGA
- a CDS encoding CoA-binding protein produces MDSQEMKKREILKTSKVITIVGLSPDVEKPSNVVANYLIKAGYEIIPVNPQYDEILGVKSYKSLSDIPKKIDIVDIFMRAERVLPIVEEAIRIKPKCIWLQLGIVNEEAKNLAERHGIPFFMDVCIKQEHARLMVYQ; encoded by the coding sequence ATGGATTCTCAGGAAATGAAGAAAAGGGAGATTCTAAAGACATCAAAGGTGATTACCATTGTCGGCCTTTCGCCGGATGTAGAAAAACCGAGTAATGTGGTTGCAAATTACTTAATAAAGGCGGGCTACGAGATTATACCTGTGAACCCTCAATACGATGAAATCTTAGGAGTGAAATCGTATAAGTCTCTGTCGGACATACCCAAAAAGATTGATATAGTAGACATTTTCATGAGGGCAGAAAGGGTATTGCCGATTGTAGAGGAAGCTATCAGGATTAAGCCGAAGTGTATATGGTTGCAGCTAGGTATTGTAAATGAAGAGGCAAAAAACCTTGCCGAAAGGCACGGCATCCCCTTTTTTATGGATGTGTGTATAAAACAGGAACACGCAAGGCTCATGGTATATCAATAA
- a CDS encoding four helix bundle protein, producing MGRDYKKIKAWQIADELALLVYKSTKKFPKSEIWGLTSQMRRAAVSVPANIVEGSARKNRNEYLQFLYIAISSLAELNYYIRFTKELGYLDTNEYEGLWTKGQESSRILQGLISYIEKSDV from the coding sequence ATGGGTAGAGATTACAAAAAAATAAAGGCCTGGCAAATAGCAGATGAATTAGCTCTTTTGGTATATAAGTCTACGAAAAAATTTCCAAAGAGCGAGATTTGGGGGTTAACATCTCAGATGAGAAGAGCTGCTGTATCAGTACCAGCAAATATAGTAGAAGGTTCAGCCAGGAAAAACAGGAATGAATATTTGCAATTTTTATACATAGCTATATCATCGTTAGCAGAATTGAATTACTATATCAGGTTTACAAAGGAATTAGGATATTTAGACACCAATGAATATGAAGGACTATGGACAAAAGGTCAGGAGAGTTCGAGGATACTCCAAGGGCTAATTTCTTACATAGAAAAGTCTGATGTCTAA